The genomic window CCTTGGCCAGCAGTGCGGTCCACAGCCCGGTGTAGCCGCCGCCGACCACCAAAAGGTCGCAGTCCTCCTCGCCGGTCAGCGCGGTCCGCGCGGCCGGTCTGGCGGGGTCATCCAGCCAGTACGGGGTCTGCTCGGCGCCGGCGAGCGAGCGGGTGGCCGGGTCCATGGCTCCTCCGGTGGGACGTGCGGGTGGTGCGGCGGTGTCTGCGGTCCGGCACGGGGGCCGGCCGCGGGGGTCAGCTGCGCGCCCCCCTGCGGCGGCCCCCGACCAGCCGGCCGGCGACCACCAGCAGCACCGCGATCACGAACATGGCCGTGCCGATCACGTTGACCTGCACCGGGGTGCCGCGCTGGGCGGAACCCCAGACGAACATCGGGAAGGTCACGGTGTTGCCCGCGTTGAAGCTGGTGATGATGTAGTCGTCGAAGGACAGCGCGAAGGAGAGCATCGCGCCCGCCGCTATGCCGGGCGCCGCCAGCGGCAGGGTGATCCGCAGGAAGGTCTGGGCGGGGGTGGCGTAGAGGTCCTGCGCGGCCTGCTCCAGCCGCGGGTCCATGCTCATGATGCGGGCCTTGACCGCGACGACCACGAAGCTCAGGCAGAACATGATGTGTGCGATCAGGATCGTCCAGAAGCCGAAGCGGATCCGCATGTTGAGGAAGAGCGTGCCGAGCGAGGCGCCCATCACCACCTCGGGCATCGCCATGGGCAGGAAGATCAGCATGTTGGTGGCCGCCCGGCCGCGGAAGCGGTAGCGGGCCAGCGCGAAGGCGGTCATGGTGCCCAGCACGGTCGCGCCGAGGGTGGCGTAGACCGCGAGCCGCAGGCTCAAGGTGAGCGAGCCGCACATGTCGGCGACACCGCAGGGGTGCTGCCAGGCGTCGGTGGAGAAGGTGTTCCAGGTGTAGTTGAAGCGGCCCTTGGGCTTGTTGAAGGAGAAGACGAGCACCACCAGGTTGGGCAGCACGAGGTAGCCCAGCGCGAGGACTCCCGCGAGCACCACCACGTTCCTGCGCAGCCAGCGCATCGGACGCGTCTGCATCAGACCAGCTCCTCCGTCCCGGCCCTGCGGATGTAGACGGTGACGATCGCCAGGATGGCCGCCATCAGGATGAAGGACAGCGCGGCGGCCGTCGGGTAGTCCAGCACCCGCAGGAACTGGGACTGGATGACGTTGCCGATCATCTTCTGGTTGGTCGAGCCCAGCAACTCGGCGTTGATGTAGTCGCCGGACGCCGGGATGAAGGTCAGCAGGGTGCCCGCCACCACCCCGGGCAGCGACAGCGGGAAGGTCACCTTGCGGAAGGTGGTGAAGGGCGTGGCGTACAGGTCGCCTGACGCCTCGTGCAGCCGCCCGTCGATCCGCTCCAGCGAGGTGTAGAGCGGCAGGATCATGAACGGCAGGAAGTTGTACGTCAGTCCGCAGACCACCGCCAGCGGGGTGGCGAGCACCCGGTCGCCCTGGGTGATGTGCAGCCACGAGGTGACGTCCAGCAGGTGCACGGTGTTGAGGAACGACACCACCGGGCCCTGGTCGGCCAGGATCGTCTCCCAGGCCAGGGTGCGGATCAGGAAGCTGGTGAAGAAGGGTGCGATCACCAGCACCAGCACCACGTTGCGCCAGCGCCCGGCCCTGAAGGCGATCATGTACGCCAGCGGGTAGCCGATCGCCAGGCAGGCCGCGGTGGCGATGCCGGAGTAGAGCAGCGAGCGCAGGAAGTGCGGCCAGTATTCGCGCAGCGCGTCCCAGTAGGTCGCCACGTGCCAGGTGACCCTGAAGCCCTTGTCGAGCGAGCCGGTCTGCACCGAGGTCGA from Streptomyces sp. NBC_01198 includes these protein-coding regions:
- a CDS encoding ABC transporter permease, with product MQTRPMRWLRRNVVVLAGVLALGYLVLPNLVVLVFSFNKPKGRFNYTWNTFSTDAWQHPCGVADMCGSLTLSLRLAVYATLGATVLGTMTAFALARYRFRGRAATNMLIFLPMAMPEVVMGASLGTLFLNMRIRFGFWTILIAHIMFCLSFVVVAVKARIMSMDPRLEQAAQDLYATPAQTFLRITLPLAAPGIAAGAMLSFALSFDDYIITSFNAGNTVTFPMFVWGSAQRGTPVQVNVIGTAMFVIAVLLVVAGRLVGGRRRGARS
- a CDS encoding ABC transporter permease codes for the protein MSAATAQAAGPPPTAPEPGSLPAALRRAAGRRRLTPYLLLLAGVAWLLVFFVAPMVYQASTSVQTGSLDKGFRVTWHVATYWDALREYWPHFLRSLLYSGIATAACLAIGYPLAYMIAFRAGRWRNVVLVLVIAPFFTSFLIRTLAWETILADQGPVVSFLNTVHLLDVTSWLHITQGDRVLATPLAVVCGLTYNFLPFMILPLYTSLERIDGRLHEASGDLYATPFTTFRKVTFPLSLPGVVAGTLLTFIPASGDYINAELLGSTNQKMIGNVIQSQFLRVLDYPTAAALSFILMAAILAIVTVYIRRAGTEELV